CTTCAGTTCATCGTCACTTCGTGAGCAAAAACATCGATTTCTTCGAAATCTAAAAAACAGATATTACCATGATTGAGCAGTGATGTAATGGTACATGATTAAACCAAAATAGAAAGGGAAGTGCACAAAAATGAAGCAAAAGTGCAGAAATAAGGAAAAAATGGCATAAAGATTGCAATGGATTGAAAATAAATTCTTAACTTTACAGTTGGAAAGACTACGAAGTCAGGCTAAGAGAAAAAATGGGTAATATGTTTTTTGAATATAATAATCAGAAGATAAAGGAGGTTGTGCTTTATATCCTGAGTAAGGCTGGAGATACTGGCTATTTCCGTCTGATGAAGACTATGTTTTGTGCAGACAGACAGAATCTACTTAGATGGGGCGACCAGATAACAAATCTTGATTATTACGCCAGAAAGCATGGACCTGTTCCCACAAGTGTTCATGATGGACTATTGTCTGTTTATCGGGGTGCTCCAAGCGAATTCTCGGATATTCTTACAGTGAAGGGCAACTTTATGATGGTTCACCCTACACGAGAACCCAATTTAGAATATCTGTCCGAGACAGATAAAGAATCAATAGACAGAGCAATCAGTGAACTGAAAGGAAAGAACCGTAACGAGATAGAAACATATTTGCATGAGAGCGTGTACCATCGGATATTGAATTCTGAGCAGAAGAAGTATTCTCATGTTGATATTGTCATGTCGGCTGGGGCTACCGAGAGCTAAAGTTAGGCATGAGGATCAAATTCTTAGTGCGCTGTTATGAGTCCTACGGGGGATATTGAAATCGGGAACATCTATAAAATTGCAGCAAAATACAAAAGGGATGACTAATCTGTCATCCCTAGGTTTGTGCAGCGGTGGGTGGATGTACTTCATATAGATTTAGTTTACTGCTCCAGTTTAAGGGGCTTGAGATTTAAATATTCAGCACGGGCGTCGAAGCAAGGACAGTCCTTCTTGACCCGGGGAAGGTCACGGTGGCCAAGAATCTGGGCATCGGGGTAATCGGCCTTCAGAGCACGAAGTAGGGCGATGAGGGCGTGCTTCTGGGCTTCGGTGCGGGTATCTTCGGCTTCGCCTTTCTCGTTGAGACCTCCCTCGTAGACGATACCAAGGGAGCACCAGTTGTAGCCTTTGACATGGATGCCTTGGACGCTCTCAGAGAGCAGGGGGATGATGTCGCCATTGCGACGGACGTACCAGTGATAGGATACTTGGCCCCACTTCTGCTTGCCTGTGTTTATCAGGGACTCCACGCTGAAAGGACGGTCGCAACGGTTAGCAGCGCAGTGCACGACGAGATACTTCACAACTTTTAGAGGTTTCATTTCACACAGATTTAGATGTCACACAGATAGCTGGTTTTTTCTTAAGTCCCGCAGATTTTGAGTCCCTTGATAAGGGACGGCTATAAAGCAGGGTTATGCCTTTGGGCTTACGCCGCTTCCCGATTAACGGGAACGCTCAAATCTGCGGGACAAAAAACATTAGAACCAATGGGGAGCGCAACTCTGGACGGCGAGAGTACCAGCGATGGTGGTGATGATTGTGGCAAGGAACTTCAGAACCTTGGCCACGTTATTCCAATTAACTTTGATCATATTCAAGAATTGAATTAAAAATTTAAAGTTTTTATTCAAAGATGAAAGAGGGGATGCAAGTGCGCAAGCTGCGTTCACGAGAGTATTGTCAAGAATTGAAGAATTCGAGAATTGAAGTGTCTTCACTGGGTTCTCGTCGCTTTGCCCCGGACACATCTCACATCATCCCTCTAACATCTTACATCAGATATGAACTAGTTGACCTTCAGCTTAATTGACCTTCGGTCGATTGATGTCACGACTCGACAGTGATTAAGCGAGCTTATCACTGCTCTCGCTGCTCCGTCAATTCAGGCCTCCATCACCACCGCCTGTGGCACCACCGTTGCTGTTTCCGTTATTGTCACCAGAATTAGGGGTCAGGGTTCCTGTGTTGCCACCATTAGAGCCGCCATTGCTGTCGCCTCCAGTTCCAGAAGTTCCAGAGTTCGAGCCATTACCTGATTCCGAAGATCCAGATGACTTCTTAGAAGTCTCGATGAGGTCCTTGATATTCATGAAGGCGGCTTTCTTTTTCAGCATCTTCGATGAGAGGTTGTTCACATCGGTGCGGCTGGGGGCAAAGCAGAGGTACAGACCCTGGATGTTGGCGCCGAGGTTGAAGTCGGACTCCTTCAGGGTGCCGGTGCTCTTGACAGAGAGGTAGAAGGTGCCGAGTTCGCCGAACTGCACTTTCTTACCCTCGAGAAGCTGCTCGAGCATACAGTTCTGCAGTTTGTTGGCAACGCCGAGGCAGACATCTTCGCCATAGACTGAGTTGTGCTCAGACATGTGCTTGCAGAGCTCCTGGTAGCTCATGGTCTTGGTAGAGACC
This region of Prevotella sp. E13-27 genomic DNA includes:
- a CDS encoding Panacea domain-containing protein, whose protein sequence is MGNMFFEYNNQKIKEVVLYILSKAGDTGYFRLMKTMFCADRQNLLRWGDQITNLDYYARKHGPVPTSVHDGLLSVYRGAPSEFSDILTVKGNFMMVHPTREPNLEYLSETDKESIDRAISELKGKNRNEIETYLHESVYHRILNSEQKKYSHVDIVMSAGATES
- a CDS encoding N-acetylmuramoyl-L-alanine amidase, whose amino-acid sequence is MKPLKVVKYLVVHCAANRCDRPFSVESLINTGKQKWGQVSYHWYVRRNGDIIPLLSESVQGIHVKGYNWCSLGIVYEGGLNEKGEAEDTRTEAQKHALIALLRALKADYPDAQILGHRDLPRVKKDCPCFDARAEYLNLKPLKLEQ
- a CDS encoding DUF6486 family protein — translated: MIKVNWNNVAKVLKFLATIITTIAGTLAVQSCAPHWF